The following coding sequences are from one Haploplasma axanthum window:
- a CDS encoding IS110 family RNA-guided transposase, whose translation MFHVGIDISKFKHDCFIATDAGVKINSFTFTNDYDGFQNLKNELSALSDPSLIKIGFESTGHYGINLKSFLSKLGYTYLEFNPQLTSQFSKATTLRRTKTDKIDAKLIASMLGQFDYKTLHSKFYHKNELKELVRQRDTYLQMRSKQLVRLTNVLDKSFPEFKGFFNNLMGKTPLYILKTYKNKEKISNLNMTHFDKLRKLSRGKFTYPKFSKLKSLAKESIGTSSKIYDLLITTIINHYSELVRIIEVLDTEIENLYFKTDSLIHTIPSISIIAAAAIYAEIGDITRFSNPGQLTAYAGLDVKISQSGTTERFGKIVKRGSSLLRKYLYMYAFYSLQYIPQINDYYHLKRNQGKHHKVILVNISRKLIRIIYHIETNKVSFDTNKLV comes from the coding sequence ATGTTCCATGTTGGAATAGATATCTCAAAATTCAAACACGACTGCTTCATAGCTACTGATGCAGGTGTTAAAATTAATTCGTTCACATTCACGAACGATTATGATGGATTCCAAAATCTCAAAAATGAGCTAAGTGCTTTAAGTGATCCAAGTCTAATAAAAATAGGTTTTGAGTCAACTGGGCATTATGGAATCAATTTGAAATCATTTTTATCTAAATTAGGTTATACTTATTTAGAGTTTAATCCTCAATTAACAAGTCAGTTTTCCAAGGCTACTACGTTAAGAAGGACTAAGACTGATAAAATTGATGCTAAACTAATAGCTTCCATGTTAGGCCAGTTTGACTACAAAACCTTACATAGTAAATTTTACCATAAAAATGAATTAAAAGAATTAGTTAGACAACGAGACACTTATTTACAAATGCGTTCTAAACAATTAGTTCGTCTAACAAATGTTTTAGATAAGTCTTTTCCTGAGTTTAAAGGTTTTTTCAATAATTTAATGGGTAAAACACCTTTATATATATTAAAAACCTATAAAAACAAAGAGAAGATATCTAATTTAAATATGACCCACTTTGATAAATTACGCAAACTTTCAAGGGGCAAATTCACATATCCAAAGTTTTCAAAACTAAAATCTTTGGCCAAAGAATCAATTGGTACTTCAAGTAAAATATATGATTTACTAATTACTACCATCATCAATCATTATTCTGAATTAGTTAGAATAATTGAGGTTCTTGATACGGAAATTGAAAATCTTTACTTTAAAACAGATTCCTTGATTCACACAATCCCCTCTATCAGCATCATCGCTGCAGCAGCTATTTATGCTGAAATTGGAGATATTACTCGTTTTTCTAATCCTGGTCAACTAACTGCTTATGCCGGACTAGATGTCAAGATTAGTCAATCTGGTACAACTGAAAGATTCGGAAAAATTGTTAAACGTGGTTCTTCACTACTACGTAAATATCTTTACATGTATGCTTTCTACTCATTACAGTATATTCCACAAATAAATGACTATTATCACTTAAAACGAAATCAAGGTAAACATCATAAGGTTATTTTAGTCAATATCTCTAGGAAATTAATCCGAATAATTTATCACATTGAAACTAATAAAGTCTCGTTTGATACAAACAAGTTAGTATAA
- a CDS encoding family 10 glycosylhydrolase yields MKKTIIVILVILSFITSFKLNAENESNNKEFKGVWVSTVYQLDYPSTYTTNSEKLKEDAIEVIKKSYELGFNAIILQVRPSADAIYKSAYFPYSKYITGTQGLAPNDNFDILDFYIKESHKYGMELHAWINPYRITMSKNDKLAENHIALIRPDWTVLFEDKLFFNPGIKKVRDYIIDGVEEIVRNYDVDGIHFDDYFYPGKEFNDQKEYLSNNPNNLTLDSWRRENNNDLIKRTNEAIKTINEKVVFGVSPSGIWANKGNNSLGSETRGSESYYNLYADTRKWVIEEWLDYIAPQVYWKIGYTIADYEIIAKWWNNVVQNTKVNLYIGIAIYRLFDNSEWEVEEISKQLSLNKQIENIKGHILFRYKNLIGNDNKTKKLVELLKNEQPVNLPTVSNLNIEGNLITDEVVNAKYDFNDNNTDKSTILWYADDLVIGSGRTLLLDKKHLNKTIYFIVTPKTAFSVGEKIKSNSITIELRYDLTSDNNIDENDYIEILKLIIGKKILSDHHLKLLGVNKEEEISLELIRRIWNQSFK; encoded by the coding sequence ATGAAAAAAACAATAATAGTTATTTTAGTAATACTTAGTTTTATTACTAGTTTCAAATTAAATGCAGAAAATGAATCTAATAATAAAGAATTTAAAGGTGTATGGGTATCAACAGTATATCAATTAGATTATCCATCAACATATACGACTAATTCTGAAAAATTAAAAGAAGATGCGATTGAAGTCATTAAAAAAAGTTATGAGTTAGGATTCAATGCAATAATTCTCCAAGTAAGACCAAGTGCAGATGCTATTTATAAATCAGCATATTTTCCATATAGCAAATATATTACAGGAACTCAAGGATTAGCACCAAATGATAACTTTGATATTTTAGACTTCTACATTAAAGAATCCCATAAATATGGTATGGAATTACACGCATGGATTAATCCATATCGAATAACAATGAGCAAAAACGATAAACTAGCTGAAAATCATATTGCTTTAATAAGACCTGATTGGACTGTTTTATTTGAAGATAAATTATTCTTTAATCCAGGAATTAAAAAGGTTCGTGATTATATAATTGATGGAGTAGAAGAAATTGTTAGAAACTATGATGTTGATGGAATTCATTTTGATGATTATTTCTATCCAGGAAAAGAATTTAATGATCAAAAAGAATATTTAAGTAATAATCCAAATAATCTAACTCTTGATAGTTGGAGAAGAGAGAATAATAATGATTTAATAAAAAGAACTAATGAAGCGATAAAAACAATTAATGAAAAAGTAGTTTTTGGAGTTAGTCCTTCAGGTATATGGGCTAACAAAGGTAATAATAGTTTAGGAAGTGAAACAAGAGGCAGTGAATCATATTATAACTTATATGCTGATACAAGAAAATGGGTTATTGAAGAATGGTTAGATTATATAGCACCACAAGTATATTGGAAGATTGGATATACGATTGCTGATTATGAAATTATTGCTAAATGGTGGAATAATGTTGTTCAAAATACAAAAGTTAATTTATATATTGGAATAGCAATATATAGATTGTTTGATAATAGTGAATGGGAAGTAGAAGAAATATCCAAGCAATTATCATTAAACAAACAAATAGAAAATATTAAAGGACATATTTTGTTTAGATATAAAAATTTAATTGGTAATGATAACAAAACAAAGAAATTAGTTGAACTATTAAAGAACGAACAACCAGTTAATCTACCAACAGTAAGTAATCTGAATATTGAAGGTAATCTAATAACAGATGAAGTAGTCAATGCAAAATATGATTTTAACGATAATAATACCGATAAAAGCACAATCCTTTGGTATGCAGATGATCTTGTAATTGGTAGTGGAAGAACATTGTTGCTAGATAAAAAACATCTTAATAAGACTATATATTTTATAGTTACACCTAAAACAGCGTTTAGTGTTGGTGAAAAAATAAAATCAAATAGCATAACTATTGAACTTAGATATGATTTAACATCTGATAATAATATTGATGAAAATGATTATATCGAAATCTTAAAATTAATAATAGGTAAAAAAATATTAAGTGATCATCATTTAAAACTTTTAGGAGTAAATAAAGAAGA
- a CDS encoding immunoglobulin-like domain-containing protein, protein MKNIKMVTKTIFILTLLLVLVACGKKVDNEKPVILGTRDFNVLVGDAKPNYLENITVTDNIDKDLKVSVDDSQVDLTKEGSYDLVYTVKDTAGNETKVIVKVIVNKLVVKLDAPVITIKNGIISWNKIQNATSYNVKINNEVKSVSIEQFDLNGLENKDKLNISVQAVSNNSSFEGSEYSNLVTTNVANNASVIDNEIHIQSNEEILGVIIKFTSDKTIEESMITFSKILPSDWIYDINVKDNEVVIATTGLSKIKVELFHSFIVVEEGTFITLNEVSIDTVTGTKKIK, encoded by the coding sequence ATGAAAAACATTAAAATGGTCACAAAAACAATTTTTATATTAACATTATTACTAGTACTTGTAGCATGTGGAAAAAAAGTTGACAATGAAAAACCAGTAATCTTAGGAACAAGAGATTTCAATGTCTTAGTTGGTGATGCAAAACCAAACTATTTAGAAAACATTACTGTAACTGATAATATTGATAAAGATTTAAAAGTTAGTGTGGATGATTCACAAGTTGATTTAACAAAAGAAGGATCTTATGATTTAGTTTATACTGTAAAAGATACTGCAGGAAATGAAACTAAAGTAATCGTTAAAGTGATTGTTAATAAACTGGTTGTTAAATTAGATGCTCCAGTTATAACAATAAAGAACGGAATTATTAGTTGGAATAAGATTCAAAATGCTACTTCGTATAATGTTAAGATTAATAATGAAGTTAAATCAGTAAGTATTGAACAATTTGACTTAAACGGATTAGAAAATAAAGATAAGTTAAACATCAGTGTTCAAGCGGTATCAAATAATAGTAGTTTTGAAGGAAGCGAATATAGTAACCTTGTTACAACAAATGTAGCAAATAATGCTTCAGTGATTGATAATGAAATCCACATTCAATCAAATGAAGAAATATTAGGTGTTATTATAAAGTTTACATCAGATAAAACAATCGAAGAATCAATGATCACTTTTTCAAAGATTCTTCCAAGTGATTGGATATATGATATTAATGTTAAAGATAATGAAGTTGTTATTGCAACAACAGGATTATCAAAAATAAAAGTAGAATTATTCCACTCATTTATTGTTGTTGAAGAAGGAACTTTTATAACACTTAATGAAGTAAGTATTGATACTGTTACAGGAACAAAGAAAATTAAATAA